A genomic segment from Candidatus Poribacteria bacterium encodes:
- the trkA gene encoding Trk system potassium transporter TrkA, with the protein MKAIIIGAGEVGFHIAKLLTVQANDVVLIDESDAACNRVNEQLDLQTLRGPGASPRLLKTAGIDEADLLIAVTNSDEINMLACQIADRYSVNTKIARVSNPDYFSMESGLTPNDFGINLLVNPEHLCVAEFVRLLQIPEAREIVEFEDGKVQLVSFRAKQSNPLIGKSLAELDESGLLTDTRFAAISRRGRSNNGDPTQNGNRHIIIPRGDDALQQGDEAFVIGSSLAVEQLLRISGITFNQQLDRVIIIGASPIGIELARVLEENDTNVKLIEEDQTRARQASQMLKRTTVLHGNYLQFRLLEEAGVDGVNGFVSVTGDDENDIMACMTAKEQGAQRVLALVQQPHYLPLLARIPRLDGAVSRHLTVVSNILRLIRRGNIVSVASLHGIDAEVIEIVAGVNAKIVHKELTSFKTTFPENAFIGAVIRRERLIIPTGQSVIQPADRVIVFSMPGAIPVVEDLFAERRN; encoded by the coding sequence ATGAAAGCAATAATTATAGGCGCAGGAGAGGTTGGATTTCATATCGCCAAACTTCTTACTGTCCAAGCGAACGATGTTGTTCTCATTGATGAGTCCGATGCCGCCTGTAACCGAGTCAATGAACAGTTGGACTTGCAGACGTTACGTGGACCAGGAGCGTCGCCACGTCTCCTGAAAACCGCCGGGATTGACGAAGCCGATCTCCTCATTGCCGTTACGAATAGCGATGAGATTAATATGCTCGCTTGTCAAATAGCTGACAGGTACAGTGTTAACACAAAAATCGCTCGTGTTTCAAATCCGGACTACTTCTCCATGGAAAGTGGACTGACACCCAACGATTTCGGTATCAACCTTCTGGTTAATCCGGAGCATCTCTGTGTTGCTGAATTTGTTAGACTTCTACAAATACCTGAAGCGAGAGAGATCGTCGAATTTGAGGATGGTAAAGTTCAACTTGTTTCCTTCCGAGCTAAACAATCAAATCCGTTAATAGGAAAATCGCTTGCTGAATTAGATGAAAGTGGGCTTCTTACGGATACCCGCTTTGCCGCGATTAGTCGTCGTGGTCGTTCCAATAACGGAGACCCTACTCAGAACGGGAACAGGCACATTATCATTCCGAGAGGTGATGATGCTTTACAACAAGGGGACGAAGCCTTTGTCATCGGTAGTTCGTTGGCAGTTGAACAATTGCTGCGTATCAGTGGTATCACGTTCAATCAGCAGCTTGACCGCGTTATCATTATTGGTGCGAGTCCTATCGGCATTGAGCTTGCCCGTGTGCTTGAAGAAAACGATACCAACGTCAAACTCATTGAGGAGGATCAAACGAGAGCACGGCAAGCATCGCAAATGCTAAAGCGCACGACCGTTTTACACGGCAATTACCTCCAATTTAGGCTTCTTGAAGAAGCAGGTGTCGATGGGGTCAACGGATTCGTTTCCGTTACGGGTGACGATGAAAACGATATTATGGCATGTATGACAGCGAAAGAACAGGGCGCACAGCGTGTCCTCGCACTCGTTCAACAACCGCACTATCTCCCTTTGTTGGCACGCATTCCGAGGCTTGATGGCGCAGTGAGTCGGCATCTCACTGTTGTGAGTAATATCCTGCGACTCATCCGCCGCGGTAACATAGTTTCCGTTGCTTCACTTCATGGAATAGATGCAGAAGTTATTGAAATCGTTGCTGGTGTTAACGCGAAAATTGTTCACAAAGAACTTACCTCCTTTAAAACGACATTTCCTGAGAATGCCTTCATCGGTGCTGTTATTCGGCGGGAAAGACTCATTATTCCGACGGGACAGTCTGTTATCCAACCTGCGGATCGCGTAATTGTTTTTAGTATGCCTGGAGCGATTCCGGTTGTTGAAGACCTGTTCGCAGAACGGAGAAACTGA